One window from the genome of Paraconexibacter algicola encodes:
- a CDS encoding DHA2 family efflux MFS transporter permease subunit gives MTRAQWQVLTTVSAGTALLLLDVTVVNVALPAIAGDLDADFAQVQWVIDAYALTLATTLLTAGVLADRLGRRRVFVWGLLAFVATSVVCALAPDATTLDLARGAQGIGAAAMFATSLPLLADAFGPERRGFALAVWGAVTGAALALGPVVGGLLVDGPGWRWVFWLNVPVGLLLVRATLRVVAESRDPRPRRPDLPGMVLFGAAAFALTLGLVRAHADGWGAPTVVGALLAAGALAVLFVLAERRHPDPMLPPALFRVPAFTGTLVVAFAQSLALYPLFLYLAIYLQDVLGHGPTGTGLRLLPLTLVLFAVAPLSGRLTGRLPLRVPLEAGLLLIALAQLLLRAVEPGSGWEVLLPGLVVGGLAIGVISPALAAALAAAMVAVLPPERAGLASGVTNTFRQLGIATGIAALGVLFSDRVAGAPDPATGVVDGLDAIFLAATVVALAGAALAWPLLRGLRVSAASA, from the coding sequence GCACCGCGCTGCTGCTGCTCGACGTCACCGTGGTGAACGTCGCCCTACCCGCGATCGCGGGCGACCTCGACGCCGACTTCGCGCAGGTCCAGTGGGTGATCGACGCGTACGCGCTCACGCTCGCCACGACCCTCCTGACGGCGGGCGTGCTCGCCGACCGGCTGGGACGCCGGCGCGTGTTCGTCTGGGGGCTGCTCGCGTTCGTCGCGACGTCGGTCGTGTGCGCGCTGGCCCCGGACGCGACGACGCTCGACCTCGCCCGGGGGGCGCAGGGGATCGGGGCGGCCGCGATGTTCGCGACGTCGCTGCCCCTGCTCGCCGACGCGTTCGGCCCCGAGCGGCGCGGCTTCGCGCTGGCGGTGTGGGGCGCCGTGACGGGCGCGGCGCTGGCCCTCGGACCGGTGGTCGGCGGGCTGCTCGTCGACGGTCCGGGCTGGCGCTGGGTCTTCTGGCTCAACGTGCCGGTCGGGCTGCTGCTCGTGCGGGCGACGCTCCGCGTCGTGGCGGAGTCCCGCGACCCGCGACCGCGGCGGCCGGACCTCCCCGGGATGGTGCTGTTCGGCGCGGCGGCGTTCGCCCTGACCCTCGGGCTCGTCCGCGCCCACGCCGACGGCTGGGGCGCGCCGACGGTCGTCGGGGCGCTGCTGGCGGCGGGCGCGCTCGCGGTCCTGTTCGTGCTGGCCGAGCGGCGGCATCCCGACCCGATGCTCCCTCCGGCGCTGTTCCGGGTCCCGGCGTTCACGGGCACGCTCGTGGTCGCGTTCGCCCAGTCGCTGGCGCTGTACCCGCTGTTCCTCTACCTGGCGATCTACCTGCAGGACGTCCTCGGCCACGGGCCCACCGGGACGGGGCTGCGGCTGCTGCCGCTGACGCTCGTGCTATTCGCGGTCGCGCCGCTGTCGGGCCGGCTGACCGGTCGGCTGCCGCTGCGCGTCCCGCTGGAGGCGGGACTGCTGCTGATCGCGCTCGCGCAGCTGCTGCTGCGGGCGGTGGAGCCGGGCTCCGGGTGGGAGGTGCTGCTCCCGGGGCTCGTCGTCGGCGGCCTGGCGATCGGCGTGATCAGCCCGGCGCTGGCGGCGGCGCTGGCGGCGGCGATGGTCGCGGTGCTCCCGCCGGAGCGGGCGGGCCTCGCCTCCGGGGTGACCAACACGTTCCGTCAGCTGGGCATCGCCACCGGGATCGCCGCGCTCGGCGTGCTGTTCTCCGACCGCGTCGCCGGCGCGCCGGACCCGGCGACCGGGGTCGTCGACGGGCTCGACGCGATCTTCCTCGCGGCCACGGTGGTCGCGCTGGCGGGCGCCGCGCTCGCGTGGCCGCTGCTGCGCGGACTGCGGGTCAGCGCCGCTTCAGCGTGA
- a CDS encoding DUF47 domain-containing protein yields the protein MPLLLRRAAPDEELLRLLEESGRNVQRAGLLLRDLLKDYPEHDELARELILCEHEGDRITHDIIHRLNGAARRRRPAFDPADIHALATALDDVVDYAEQTADELSVYRVEAPMEQAVALADVLVGAGEQVARALRCLRTGSDMGTHLVEIHRLENEGDRLERDGVAALFVGGIDPMAVIRWKDIFASLEASVDACETVAHVLEGITLKRR from the coding sequence ATGCCACTCCTGCTGCGCCGTGCCGCGCCCGACGAGGAGCTCCTGCGACTCCTCGAGGAGTCCGGTCGCAACGTGCAGCGCGCCGGTCTCCTGCTCCGCGACCTCCTCAAGGACTACCCCGAGCACGACGAGCTCGCGCGCGAGCTGATCCTCTGCGAGCACGAGGGCGACCGCATCACCCACGACATCATCCACCGCCTCAACGGCGCGGCCCGCCGCCGGCGTCCCGCGTTCGACCCGGCCGACATCCACGCGCTCGCCACCGCGCTCGACGACGTCGTCGACTACGCCGAGCAGACGGCGGACGAGCTGTCGGTCTACCGCGTCGAGGCGCCGATGGAGCAGGCCGTCGCGCTCGCCGACGTCCTCGTCGGCGCCGGCGAGCAGGTCGCGCGGGCGCTGCGGTGCCTGCGGACGGGCAGCGACATGGGCACGCACCTCGTCGAGATCCACCGGCTCGAGAACGAGGGCGACCGGCTCGAGCGCGACGGCGTCGCCGCCCTCTTCGTCGGCGGGATCGACCCCATGGCCGTGATCCGCTGGAAGGACATCTTCGCCTCGCTCGAGGCCTCCGTCGACGCGTGCGAGACCGTCGCGCACGTGCTCGAGGGCATCACGCTGAAGCGGCGCTGA
- a CDS encoding winged helix-turn-helix domain-containing protein, with amino-acid sequence MHAAASPDPVLRVGELEVRPAEGLAHAAGRTLMLSVREFGLLVALVGRAGHIVRREDLYRQVWGAELRRGDRSVDVYVHKLRVKLEEALPGVRSIHTHVGFGYRLELEPITSDSHPFHNEGTPR; translated from the coding sequence ATGCACGCAGCCGCCTCCCCCGATCCCGTCCTGCGCGTCGGCGAGCTCGAGGTCCGACCCGCGGAGGGCCTGGCCCACGCGGCGGGACGGACGCTCATGCTCTCGGTCCGCGAGTTCGGCCTGCTCGTCGCGCTCGTCGGCCGTGCCGGCCACATCGTGCGCCGCGAGGACCTGTACCGCCAGGTCTGGGGCGCGGAGCTGCGGCGCGGCGACCGCAGCGTCGACGTCTACGTCCACAAGCTGCGCGTGAAGCTCGAGGAGGCGCTCCCGGGCGTGCGCTCGATCCACACGCACGTGGGCTTCGGCTACCGCCTCGAGCTCGAGCCGATCACGAGCGATTCACACCCTTTTCACAACGAGGGCACACCTCGGTAA
- a CDS encoding phosphate ABC transporter substrate-binding protein PstS family protein yields the protein MRSRSITAALACGVLAFGVVACGDDDEDTTAGGTGTNSEQTADGGSSADLSSFSGSIRIDGSSTVQPVAEAANEGFTGGGASTEISVGGVGTGDGIDKFCRGELEIADASRRIEAEELEACEKGGVEPVEVQVGIDGLSVIANPNLAIPNDCITTEQLKQLLDPKSKVANYSELGDGFPDTEFAAFTPGTESGTYDFFTETVLETDAEQRTDKVETSADDNQIIQGISGTDGAIGYVGFSFADQNKDKVKILKVDGGNGCVEPTVETIASNEYAPLSRPLFMYPSVAALAKPEVKGFLQYVLDNNEEIVRAADYVPLTDELKTASQASLDAGKPVTAADLK from the coding sequence GTGAGGTCACGTTCCATCACCGCGGCGCTCGCCTGTGGCGTGCTCGCGTTCGGCGTCGTCGCCTGTGGCGACGACGACGAGGACACCACCGCCGGGGGCACGGGGACCAACTCCGAGCAGACGGCCGACGGCGGCAGCAGCGCCGACCTGTCCAGCTTCAGCGGCAGCATCCGCATCGACGGCTCCTCCACGGTGCAGCCGGTGGCCGAGGCCGCGAACGAGGGCTTCACCGGCGGCGGCGCCTCGACCGAGATCTCGGTCGGCGGCGTGGGCACCGGCGACGGCATCGACAAGTTCTGCCGTGGCGAGCTCGAGATCGCCGACGCCTCGCGTCGGATCGAGGCCGAGGAGCTCGAGGCGTGCGAGAAGGGCGGCGTCGAGCCGGTCGAGGTCCAGGTCGGCATCGACGGCCTCTCGGTCATCGCCAACCCGAACCTCGCGATCCCGAACGACTGCATCACCACCGAGCAGCTGAAGCAGCTCCTCGACCCGAAGTCGAAGGTCGCCAACTACTCCGAGCTGGGTGACGGGTTCCCCGACACCGAGTTCGCCGCGTTCACCCCGGGCACCGAGTCCGGCACGTACGACTTCTTCACCGAGACGGTGCTGGAGACGGACGCCGAGCAGCGCACCGACAAGGTCGAGACGTCCGCGGACGACAACCAGATCATCCAGGGCATCTCGGGCACCGACGGCGCGATCGGCTACGTCGGCTTCTCGTTCGCCGACCAGAACAAGGACAAGGTCAAGATCCTGAAGGTCGACGGCGGCAACGGCTGCGTCGAGCCGACGGTCGAGACCATCGCGTCCAACGAGTACGCCCCGCTCTCGCGGCCGCTCTTCATGTACCCGAGCGTCGCGGCGCTGGCCAAGCCCGAGGTCAAGGGCTTCCTCCAGTACGTCCTGGACAACAACGAGGAGATCGTCCGCGCGGCCGACTACGTGCCGCTCACCGACGAGCTCAAGACCGCCTCGCAGGCGAGCCTCGACGCAGGCAAGCCCGTCACCGCGGCCGACCTCAAGTAG
- the pstC gene encoding phosphate ABC transporter permease subunit PstC, whose amino-acid sequence MASGPEVVGRPGATSISLVRQRTPRSVGEQGIKLLLAGAAGLSILITVLILAALVRETISFFGEVPVGDYLFGTDWNPLAGGESQSFGVLPLLWSTLYLTGIALTVAIPLGLGVAVYLAEYASPRIRKIFKPVIELLAGIPTVVFGFFALQYFTKTFLQGWLGLDVNIFNGLSAGIVLGFLVLPTIASVSEDALSAVPASLREGAAGLGASKRQTTMKVVFPAALSGVVAGLVLGASRAIGETVIILLAAGNAPNLSLDLTISHQNMAAFIANTARSDVAAGSIGYSTLFAVGMTLFVICFTLNLLAIRFVRKYRQVYE is encoded by the coding sequence ATGGCATCAGGACCCGAGGTCGTCGGCCGCCCTGGCGCCACGAGCATCTCGCTCGTGCGCCAGCGCACCCCGCGCTCCGTCGGCGAGCAGGGCATCAAGCTCCTGCTCGCCGGCGCGGCCGGTCTGTCGATCCTCATCACCGTGCTGATCCTCGCGGCGCTCGTCCGCGAGACGATCTCGTTCTTCGGGGAGGTCCCGGTCGGGGACTACCTCTTCGGGACCGACTGGAACCCGCTCGCGGGCGGCGAGTCGCAGTCCTTCGGCGTGCTGCCGCTGCTGTGGTCCACGCTGTACCTCACCGGCATCGCCCTCACCGTCGCGATCCCGCTCGGGCTCGGCGTCGCCGTCTACCTCGCGGAGTACGCCTCGCCGCGGATCCGCAAGATCTTCAAGCCGGTCATCGAGCTGCTCGCCGGCATCCCGACCGTCGTGTTCGGCTTCTTCGCCCTGCAGTATTTCACCAAGACGTTCCTCCAGGGCTGGCTGGGCCTCGACGTCAACATCTTCAACGGCCTCAGCGCCGGGATCGTGCTCGGCTTCCTCGTCCTGCCGACGATCGCCTCCGTGTCCGAGGACGCGCTCTCCGCCGTCCCCGCCTCGCTGCGCGAGGGCGCCGCCGGCCTCGGGGCCTCCAAGCGCCAGACGACGATGAAGGTCGTCTTCCCGGCCGCCCTCTCCGGCGTGGTCGCCGGGCTCGTCCTCGGCGCCTCCCGGGCCATCGGCGAGACCGTGATCATCCTGCTGGCCGCCGGCAACGCGCCGAACCTCAGCCTCGACCTCACGATCAGCCACCAGAACATGGCGGCGTTCATCGCCAACACCGCGCGCTCGGACGTCGCGGCGGGATCGATCGGCTACTCGACGCTGTTCGCCGTCGGCATGACGCTGTTCGTCATCTGCTTCACCCTCAACCTCCTGGCGATCCGCTTCGTGCGGAAGTACCGCCAGGTCTACGAGTAG
- the pstA gene encoding phosphate ABC transporter permease PstA, translating into MSTVAETTIARKAVTRSSGGESTKGAIFLSLLCLTLTISVVFLVALIFSVAQDGVGRLDTGLITEYSSRFNIENAGLRAAILGTLWLMGLTALVIIPIGVATAIYLEEYADPTKRINRIIEINIQNLASVPSVVFGLLGLAIFVRGELFGANYSLPFGLATGRPTLLAGALTLSLLVLPVVIIVSREAIRAVPPSIREGALALGATKWQTIWKQVLPGSVSGIATGVILALSRAIGETAPLILVGAASFLLFDPAYDKTFTALPISILSFTGEARAGFLDLAAAAIIVLLVILILMNSVAIYLRNRYEQKW; encoded by the coding sequence ATGTCGACCGTCGCCGAGACCACCATCGCCCGGAAGGCCGTCACCCGCTCCTCGGGTGGCGAGAGCACGAAGGGCGCGATCTTCCTGTCGCTGCTCTGCCTGACCCTGACGATCTCCGTCGTCTTCCTCGTCGCGCTGATCTTCAGCGTCGCCCAGGACGGCGTCGGCCGCCTGGACACCGGGCTGATCACCGAGTACTCCTCGCGCTTCAACATCGAGAACGCCGGCCTGCGCGCCGCGATCCTCGGCACGCTCTGGCTCATGGGCCTGACCGCGCTGGTCATCATCCCGATCGGGGTCGCCACGGCGATCTACCTCGAGGAGTACGCGGACCCGACCAAGCGCATCAACCGCATCATCGAGATCAACATCCAGAACCTCGCGTCGGTCCCGTCGGTCGTGTTCGGCCTCCTCGGCCTCGCGATCTTCGTCCGCGGCGAGCTGTTCGGCGCGAACTACTCGCTCCCCTTCGGCCTCGCGACCGGTCGGCCGACGCTGCTGGCCGGGGCGCTGACGCTGTCGCTGCTGGTGCTGCCGGTGGTGATCATCGTCTCGCGCGAGGCGATCCGCGCCGTGCCGCCGTCGATCCGCGAGGGGGCGCTGGCGCTCGGCGCGACGAAGTGGCAGACGATCTGGAAGCAGGTCCTGCCGGGCTCCGTGTCGGGCATCGCGACCGGGGTGATCCTCGCGCTGTCCCGCGCGATCGGGGAGACCGCGCCGCTGATCCTCGTCGGCGCCGCGTCGTTCCTGCTGTTCGACCCCGCCTACGACAAGACGTTCACGGCGCTCCCGATCTCCATCCTCTCGTTCACCGGGGAGGCCCGCGCAGGCTTCCTGGATCTCGCCGCGGCCGCGATCATCGTGCTGCTGGTCATCCTGATCCTGATGAACTCCGTCGCCATCTACCTGCGCAACCGCTATGAGCAGAAGTGGTAG